The [Eubacterium] siraeum genome contains a region encoding:
- a CDS encoding UvrD-helicase domain-containing protein encodes MKYTDAQIKAINQGRNPAIVSAGAGSGKTAVLTQRVVRLICDKNENIDPSKIVVVTFTEKAANELKARLDALMRQRISEAVSSADVRFLRNQRMKLRKARISTISSFCFSLLRENIDLVTDISAGFSLIDETRSKALKEDILSDVLEDFYANGDKADRDVIVENYVAKDDRRLRDIILTVHEKAINHTEPEKWLDRSDDPQIMQDIKKKLIGLAGMYAVRFESEADSLDRAISEYDGGTKDNNSAIEKHNDYAKGIRDSYGKAVTALVKNGFCINTTVKDYIASFPKERAPQDRSAEKQVKAHREAVKSIFEKYFIKTCDKITSFGSDMAKSLPAVTALKNLVLCFDKAYSAEKQRRNCADFSDAERGVYRMLCENGEKVRERADFSLIIVDEFQDSNKLQYEIFKMLTENKQGLYFVGDIKQSIYGFRGAQPSVFSAICKSDDFDKLPLNENFRSNRCVIDGINTLFDRMMTEENGGVDYAENGRLICGLEKDSDSPISDEDKTEVCIVSEKDRKNAVVTEAAYIAARIKQMIAQGYKVGSDKRPCTEDDFAIIMRSPKNRIADYVNVLTANGLNVTYNQRAVLLDRPEIRLMLSLLKVINDPYNDTELAKVLMSPLYCFTADDMARLRTGTFGFDISKIRAECADELEKYCLGTKEIVGMKRKPLYSCVMQAVRGYDTSEYEKLHELTKDIKPDAKCAVFVNDLDSFRNAATASSPQELIRNIYDRISADELLSVGDDPATRQANLELLVSYAREYSDYKDGGTLGDLIFNLENMSSLTAAQTAGGHGVKIMSTHMSKGLQFPVVFVANCASSFNDDDYTGDVVISEEYAVASKSVDISTMSKIQSPAYHAAAQEVKKQLESEEMRLLYVAATRAENKLIFTANISKACDEYMSVLDVNRAGKKVGKCSGSSYLSWLIEVLSAECDKVNDMQSGIIDYGDVRYIFYPLAYEGDEHSLTIPALNTGAENADEYTDDKNNDSTDIAVDEQFRSELEKKLNAAYAYEPLTKISAKFTATELAANLREKNGEENYGLFIGKPSFLTENNTGKLSGKRRGDAYHKLMEHIPFEKILSEDEISDYIKNSTAGFLDKAEQNSIDAGNIAGFYGNDVAKRIVQASKNGKLYREYPIFHRLDTQCYDPAIFGADSREMLEGAEPYVQGIADMFFIEDDGIVLVDYKTDKTDDEQKYKDDYKLQLDIYKEALEKEFSVPVKQMIIYSFTLGRFIDLEKPEENK; translated from the coding sequence ATGAAATATACCGACGCTCAGATAAAGGCGATAAATCAGGGAAGAAACCCGGCAATAGTATCGGCAGGCGCAGGAAGCGGCAAGACCGCCGTTCTGACTCAGCGTGTCGTAAGGCTGATATGCGACAAAAACGAAAATATAGATCCCTCGAAAATTGTCGTGGTAACATTCACCGAAAAAGCCGCAAACGAACTCAAGGCAAGACTTGACGCACTTATGAGGCAGAGAATAAGCGAGGCCGTAAGCTCCGCCGATGTGAGATTTCTGCGTAACCAGAGAATGAAACTCAGAAAAGCCCGTATCTCTACCATAAGCTCGTTCTGCTTTTCACTGCTCAGGGAAAATATAGACCTTGTTACAGACATTTCGGCAGGCTTTTCGCTGATAGACGAAACCAGAAGCAAGGCGCTGAAAGAAGATATACTGTCGGATGTGCTTGAGGACTTTTACGCAAACGGCGACAAAGCCGACAGGGACGTGATTGTCGAAAACTATGTAGCAAAGGACGACCGCCGTCTGCGTGATATTATACTTACTGTTCACGAAAAGGCAATCAACCATACCGAGCCGGAAAAGTGGCTCGACCGCTCGGATGACCCTCAGATAATGCAGGACATAAAGAAAAAACTGATCGGTCTTGCAGGAATGTATGCGGTGCGTTTTGAGAGCGAAGCGGACAGCCTTGACAGAGCAATATCGGAATATGACGGCGGAACAAAGGATAATAACAGTGCAATAGAAAAGCACAACGATTACGCAAAGGGCATAAGGGACAGCTACGGCAAGGCGGTGACGGCTCTTGTCAAAAACGGTTTCTGTATAAACACTACCGTAAAGGACTATATTGCTTCTTTCCCGAAGGAGCGTGCGCCGCAGGACAGAAGTGCGGAAAAGCAGGTAAAGGCCCACAGGGAAGCCGTAAAGAGTATATTTGAGAAATATTTTATAAAGACCTGCGATAAGATAACCTCATTTGGAAGCGACATGGCGAAAAGCCTGCCTGCCGTAACTGCGCTTAAAAATCTTGTACTGTGCTTTGACAAGGCATACAGTGCCGAAAAGCAGAGGCGTAACTGCGCCGACTTTTCCGATGCGGAAAGAGGAGTATATCGTATGCTCTGCGAAAACGGCGAAAAGGTCCGTGAAAGAGCGGACTTCAGCCTTATCATTGTTGACGAGTTTCAGGACAGCAACAAGTTGCAGTACGAAATATTCAAAATGCTGACCGAAAACAAGCAGGGGCTGTATTTTGTCGGAGATATAAAGCAGTCGATATACGGCTTCAGAGGGGCACAGCCTTCTGTATTCTCGGCTATCTGCAAATCGGACGATTTCGACAAGCTGCCGCTGAACGAAAATTTCCGCAGTAACAGGTGCGTTATCGACGGAATAAACACGCTGTTTGACAGAATGATGACAGAGGAGAACGGCGGTGTTGATTATGCGGAAAACGGCAGACTTATCTGCGGACTTGAAAAGGACAGCGACAGCCCGATTTCCGATGAGGACAAGACGGAGGTCTGCATTGTTTCGGAGAAAGACAGAAAGAACGCAGTCGTTACTGAGGCGGCATATATTGCGGCAAGAATAAAGCAGATGATAGCACAGGGCTATAAGGTCGGCAGTGACAAGCGTCCCTGTACCGAGGACGATTTTGCAATCATCATGCGTTCGCCTAAAAACCGCATTGCCGACTATGTCAATGTTCTCACCGCCAACGGACTGAATGTAACGTATAATCAGAGGGCGGTTCTGCTTGACCGACCTGAAATAAGACTTATGCTGTCGCTTCTCAAGGTCATAAACGACCCGTATAACGACACCGAACTTGCAAAGGTGCTTATGTCACCGCTTTATTGCTTTACAGCCGATGATATGGCACGGCTCAGGACAGGAACATTCGGCTTTGACATAAGCAAAATCAGGGCGGAGTGTGCCGATGAACTTGAAAAATATTGTCTTGGTACAAAGGAAATTGTCGGAATGAAGAGAAAACCTCTTTACAGCTGTGTTATGCAGGCGGTGAGAGGCTACGATACATCGGAATACGAAAAACTCCATGAACTTACAAAGGATATAAAGCCCGATGCTAAATGTGCCGTATTTGTAAACGACCTTGACAGCTTCAGAAATGCCGCAACCGCTTCTTCACCTCAGGAACTTATCCGCAATATATATGACCGTATTTCAGCCGATGAACTGCTCAGTGTCGGTGACGATCCGGCAACACGTCAGGCAAACCTTGAACTGCTCGTTTCATACGCCCGTGAGTATTCGGACTATAAGGACGGCGGTACGCTCGGCGACCTTATTTTCAACCTCGAAAATATGAGCAGTCTTACTGCGGCACAGACGGCAGGCGGACACGGAGTAAAGATAATGTCAACGCATATGTCAAAGGGACTTCAGTTCCCCGTTGTATTTGTCGCAAACTGTGCATCGTCATTCAACGATGACGACTACACGGGCGATGTTGTGATAAGCGAGGAATATGCGGTAGCGTCAAAGAGTGTTGATATTTCCACTATGAGCAAGATCCAGTCGCCTGCATATCATGCGGCGGCGCAGGAGGTAAAAAAACAGCTTGAGAGCGAGGAAATGCGACTGCTGTACGTTGCGGCGACAAGAGCCGAAAACAAGCTGATATTCACCGCCAATATTTCAAAGGCGTGTGATGAATATATGTCTGTGCTTGACGTAAACAGGGCAGGAAAAAAGGTCGGAAAGTGCAGCGGAAGCAGTTATCTTTCGTGGCTTATCGAGGTGCTGTCAGCCGAGTGCGATAAGGTAAACGATATGCAAAGCGGTATAATCGACTACGGCGATGTAAGATATATCTTTTATCCGCTTGCATACGAAGGCGATGAACACAGCCTCACAATTCCTGCACTTAATACGGGGGCGGAAAATGCCGATGAATATACAGATGATAAAAATAACGACAGCACTGACATTGCCGTTGACGAACAGTTCAGAAGCGAGCTTGAGAAAAAGCTCAATGCGGCATACGCATATGAGCCGCTGACGAAAATTTCCGCAAAATTTACAGCTACCGAACTTGCGGCTAATCTCAGAGAAAAAAACGGCGAGGAAAACTACGGCCTGTTTATAGGAAAGCCTTCATTCCTAACCGAAAACAATACGGGCAAACTCAGCGGAAAGCGCCGTGGTGACGCATATCATAAGTTGATGGAGCATATACCTTTTGAGAAAATACTCAGCGAGGACGAAATCAGTGACTATATCAAAAACAGTACCGCAGGTTTTCTTGACAAGGCAGAGCAAAACAGCATAGACGCAGGCAATATAGCGGGATTCTACGGAAATGACGTTGCGAAGCGTATTGTGCAGGCAAGTAAGAACGGAAAGCTGTACAGGGAGTATCCTATTTTCCACAGGCTTGACACGCAGTGCTACGATCCTGCGATATTCGGGGCGGACAGCCGTGAAATGCTTGAGGGCGCAGAGCCTTATGTACAGGGTATAGCCGATATGTTCTTTATCGAAGATGACGGTATAGTGCTGGTCGATTACAAGACTGACAAAACGGACGATGAGCAGAAATACAAGGACGATTATAAGTTACAGCTTGATATATATAAAGAGGCACTGGAGAAGGAATTTTCCGTGCCGGTAAAGCAGATGATAATATACTCGTTTACGCTCGGACGTTTCATTGATCTTGAAAAACCGGAGGAAAACAAATAA
- a CDS encoding Abi family protein yields MQFNKTPATIKQQIEILRQRGCIIDDEEYARKCLTNINYYRLAYYFAPFLERKGKYRDGTTFEQIMKVYDFDRVLRRMLMTYLEEIEISMRAIISNYHAMKYGALGYLNASGFDPHHNHQAFLSKIERLIEANENEEFVKHHKKKYGGIMPVWAAVELFSFGTLTYFLIDMKSADKKDMVSQHFDLNYRTVEDRMLCLSDLRNVCAHYTRLYENPFPNAPKSSDGLGFEPDNTLKSYMAVARSLYPDKYKWENEFIPAVANLIDEYGMIDYMSGYGFKKKTT; encoded by the coding sequence ATGCAGTTCAACAAAACGCCTGCTACCATAAAACAGCAGATCGAGATACTGAGGCAGAGAGGCTGTATAATAGATGATGAGGAGTATGCAAGAAAGTGCCTTACAAATATCAACTATTACCGGCTTGCCTATTACTTTGCGCCGTTTCTGGAGCGTAAGGGCAAGTACAGGGACGGTACGACCTTTGAGCAGATAATGAAGGTCTATGATTTTGACAGGGTACTGCGCCGTATGCTGATGACATATCTTGAGGAAATCGAGATCTCAATGAGGGCGATAATCTCAAATTATCACGCTATGAAGTACGGGGCACTGGGCTATCTCAATGCTTCGGGATTTGATCCGCATCATAACCATCAGGCGTTTTTGTCGAAGATAGAGCGGCTTATCGAGGCAAACGAGAACGAGGAATTCGTAAAGCACCACAAGAAAAAGTACGGCGGTATAATGCCGGTGTGGGCGGCTGTAGAGCTGTTCAGCTTCGGAACGCTGACATATTTTCTGATAGATATGAAATCTGCGGATAAGAAGGATATGGTTTCACAGCATTTTGATCTTAACTACAGAACGGTAGAGGACAGGATGCTGTGCCTGTCAGATCTCAGGAACGTGTGTGCTCATTATACGAGATTATATGAGAATCCGTTCCCGAATGCGCCGAAAAGCTCGGATGGACTTGGCTTTGAGCCTGACAATACGCTTAAATCCTATATGGCGGTGGCAAGGTCGCTCTATCCCGATAAATATAAGTGGGAGAATGAGTTTATACCTGCTGTTGCCAATCTTATTGACGAGTACGGGATGATAGATTATATGAGCGGATACGGGTTTAAAAAGAAAACAACGTAA